The proteins below are encoded in one region of Kineosporia corallincola:
- a CDS encoding GNAT family N-acetyltransferase yields MVDGKTGIRLVDVSDAEVLAAHLARDRASFARWEPAQPDEYFTVAGQSARIRRLLEQYEQGRTWPGVVLADGVVVGQATVGTVIGGPFRKGSVGYWIGSPHQNRGHARRASALLLERMSGDLGLHRAEASTQLENLASQRVLRAVGFSPYGIAHDHIFLNGAWRDSLLWELTLGD; encoded by the coding sequence ATGGTTGACGGGAAGACAGGCATCCGTTTGGTCGACGTTTCGGACGCCGAGGTCTTGGCTGCTCATCTGGCGCGTGACCGGGCGTCGTTCGCCCGCTGGGAGCCGGCGCAGCCCGACGAATACTTTACTGTGGCAGGGCAGTCCGCGCGGATCAGGCGTCTTCTTGAGCAGTACGAGCAGGGACGCACGTGGCCTGGTGTGGTCCTGGCCGACGGTGTCGTGGTCGGTCAGGCCACGGTGGGCACGGTGATCGGTGGCCCGTTCCGGAAGGGCTCGGTGGGCTATTGGATCGGGAGCCCGCATCAGAACCGGGGGCATGCGCGGCGGGCGAGTGCCTTGCTGCTGGAGCGGATGTCCGGTGATCTGGGGCTGCATCGTGCCGAAGCGAGTACGCAGCTGGAGAATCTTGCTTCGCAGCGGGTGCTGAGGGCTGTGGGGTTCTCCCCGTACGGGATCGCGCACGATCACATCTTCCTGAACGGTGCCTGGCGGGACAGCCTGCTGTGGGAACTGACGCTGGGTGACTGA
- a CDS encoding methyl-accepting chemotaxis protein — MSLAPNVAARSASSSPAPRAGWLRDRSVKAKILAPILVMALVAVGVGATSLQRLSTMNTRIHALQEQRMAGVEALNELNHQLSQMYRAQFLYEVTGAQGDQKSAKATWLPTAEAADTALDAALAKYEKVAGTGGGRDAQIEQVATAAQTYRTLRDVIIFGEAPPDGFEMPDDLGTAFGDAETQLNEGVVALATLETTASQAATAEAAADFRSARIAVVASLLIGLLLAAGLALFVLRLLLRQVQALSGSLARLAEGDLTQEAEISSRDELGRMAAMANEAVRAFRGMLSTLVSGAETVSGSAAQLSAVTSRIGEGARLANERAGVVSSSSEDVSANVQTLAAGAEEMGASIGEIARNAQLAADVAGTAVARAQSTNATISKLGESSAEIGNVVKAITQIAEQTNLLALNATIEAARAGDAGKGFAVVAEEVKQLAQETARATEDIANRVEAIQADTGEAVTAISEIGTVIAQINDFQTTIAAAVEEQSATTTTMSRSVGDAAQGATGIAGNIASVAEATRSTTATLTEADAAVEQLDRVAAELRTAVGRFRL, encoded by the coding sequence GTGTCGCTCGCCCCGAACGTCGCTGCCCGTTCCGCGTCATCGTCCCCCGCACCCCGGGCGGGATGGCTGAGGGACCGCAGTGTCAAGGCCAAGATCCTGGCCCCGATCCTGGTGATGGCGCTGGTCGCCGTGGGGGTCGGCGCCACCTCGCTCCAGCGGCTGAGCACGATGAACACCCGGATCCACGCCCTCCAGGAACAGCGGATGGCCGGCGTCGAGGCACTGAACGAGCTCAACCATCAGCTCAGCCAGATGTACCGGGCCCAGTTCCTCTACGAGGTGACGGGCGCGCAGGGCGACCAGAAGTCGGCGAAGGCCACCTGGCTGCCGACGGCCGAGGCCGCCGACACCGCGCTGGACGCAGCGCTGGCGAAGTACGAGAAGGTCGCCGGCACCGGCGGCGGGCGGGACGCACAGATCGAGCAGGTCGCCACGGCCGCGCAGACCTACCGGACGTTGCGTGACGTGATCATCTTCGGGGAGGCCCCGCCGGACGGGTTCGAGATGCCCGACGACCTGGGAACGGCCTTCGGTGACGCGGAGACCCAGCTGAACGAGGGCGTGGTGGCCCTGGCCACGCTGGAGACCACGGCCTCGCAGGCGGCCACGGCGGAGGCCGCCGCCGACTTCCGCAGCGCCCGGATCGCGGTCGTCGCCTCGCTGCTGATCGGGCTCCTGCTCGCCGCCGGCCTGGCTCTGTTCGTGCTGCGGCTGCTGCTGCGCCAGGTGCAGGCACTGTCCGGGTCGCTGGCCCGGCTGGCCGAGGGCGACCTGACCCAGGAGGCGGAGATCTCCTCGCGGGACGAGCTGGGCCGGATGGCCGCGATGGCGAACGAGGCGGTGCGGGCCTTCCGCGGCATGCTGTCCACCCTGGTCAGCGGGGCCGAGACGGTGTCCGGCAGTGCGGCCCAGCTGAGTGCGGTGACCAGCCGGATCGGGGAGGGGGCCCGGCTGGCCAACGAGCGGGCCGGGGTGGTCAGCTCGTCGTCCGAGGACGTGTCGGCGAACGTGCAGACGCTCGCGGCCGGCGCCGAGGAGATGGGCGCCTCGATCGGCGAGATCGCCCGCAACGCGCAGCTGGCGGCGGACGTGGCCGGCACGGCCGTGGCCCGGGCCCAGAGCACCAACGCGACCATCAGCAAGCTGGGGGAGTCCTCGGCCGAGATCGGCAACGTGGTGAAGGCGATCACCCAGATCGCCGAGCAGACCAACCTGCTGGCGCTGAACGCGACCATCGAGGCGGCCCGGGCGGGGGACGCCGGCAAGGGCTTCGCGGTGGTGGCCGAGGAGGTCAAGCAGCTGGCCCAGGAGACGGCGCGGGCCACCGAGGACATCGCGAACCGGGTCGAGGCGATCCAGGCCGACACCGGTGAGGCGGTGACCGCGATCAGCGAGATCGGCACCGTCATCGCGCAGATCAACGACTTCCAGACCACCATCGCCGCGGCCGTCGAGGAGCAGAGCGCCACCACCACGACGATGAGCCGCAGCGTCGGTGACGCCGCGCAGGGAGCGACCGGGATCGCCGGCAACATCGCCTCGGTCGCCGAGGCCACCCGCAGCACCACGGCGACCCTGACCGAGGCCGACGCCGCCGTCGAGCAGCTGGACCGGGTCGCGGCCGAGCTGCGCACGGCGGTGGGACGGTTCCGGCTCTGA
- a CDS encoding RiPP maturation radical SAM C-methyltransferase: MRITLVNMPWHVLDWPSMALATLDGTLSNLGHQVSHLYENIRFPEYLLTASGGRITPDDYITVSLSGYEDGVGEWIFSSALSSPGRHEDAYVRWLRDREYGPVAQATGMHRLVPEYIRQAADRVLAGKPDLVGLTSTFEQNVPSLALATELKRRQPALPVVMGGANCDGVMGAALHRNFTCLDYVVRGEGEQPVTELMEALEGRRDLADVSSLCWRDRDGRSVENPYRPSLTPGDQIPVPHLRPYFADMETSPVRNWVGRLHQRLESSRGCWWGEKRQCTFCGLNGGAMKYRSKPPERVWAEIEQAVHEHQVLDIAFTDNILDPAYLDSLLPRVSAAGWDLRIFYEVKSNLRPEQMRALSAPGVTVVQPGIENLSSGPLELMDKGTTGAAQVRALRLFLQHGIFPGWNYLYGFPGEQWHQDYADVVRQMPALVHLPPPSHAIRFSLERFSPLFDRPELGIDDPRRALGWYRLVYDLPDDELVDLAYIFEYQPRGISEAQARELHSAVDQWKAGYEHSSLSLRACGDSLTIRDRRAGWASADHVLRNDEAIVYSTLERHLSLPGLKAALRAGGCDIPEKELSVLLGDWLEAGLVYRDVFRRQENWVALAVPADPRRRNGASDIGPPTADEESLNAFATG; the protein is encoded by the coding sequence ATGCGCATCACGCTGGTCAATATGCCCTGGCACGTACTCGACTGGCCGTCCATGGCCCTGGCAACGCTTGACGGAACGCTCAGCAACCTCGGGCACCAGGTGAGCCACCTGTACGAGAACATCCGGTTTCCCGAATATCTCCTGACGGCCAGCGGTGGCCGGATCACTCCGGATGACTACATCACGGTGAGTCTGTCCGGTTATGAAGATGGTGTCGGGGAGTGGATATTCAGCTCAGCGCTGTCGTCGCCGGGTCGGCATGAGGACGCGTATGTGCGGTGGTTGCGCGACAGGGAATACGGCCCCGTCGCCCAGGCCACCGGCATGCACCGCCTGGTTCCGGAGTACATCCGGCAGGCAGCCGACCGCGTCCTGGCCGGGAAACCTGATCTGGTCGGTCTGACCAGTACCTTCGAGCAGAACGTACCGTCACTCGCGCTGGCGACCGAGCTGAAACGCCGCCAGCCCGCTCTCCCGGTAGTGATGGGCGGCGCGAACTGTGACGGCGTCATGGGCGCGGCCCTGCACCGAAACTTCACCTGCCTCGACTACGTGGTCCGCGGCGAGGGTGAACAGCCGGTGACCGAGCTGATGGAGGCGCTGGAGGGGCGGCGCGATCTGGCCGATGTCAGCAGTCTGTGCTGGCGCGACCGCGACGGCCGCTCGGTCGAGAACCCCTACCGGCCCTCTCTGACCCCCGGCGACCAGATTCCGGTGCCGCATCTGCGACCGTACTTCGCCGACATGGAGACCTCGCCCGTCCGGAACTGGGTCGGCCGCCTCCATCAGCGACTGGAGTCCTCCCGCGGATGCTGGTGGGGCGAGAAGCGCCAGTGCACCTTCTGCGGGCTCAACGGTGGTGCCATGAAGTACCGGTCCAAGCCGCCCGAGCGTGTCTGGGCCGAGATCGAGCAGGCAGTACACGAGCACCAGGTGCTCGACATCGCCTTCACCGACAACATTCTCGATCCCGCATACCTGGACTCCTTACTCCCCCGCGTTTCCGCTGCGGGATGGGACCTGAGAATCTTCTACGAGGTCAAGTCCAATCTCAGACCGGAGCAGATGCGCGCACTGTCCGCCCCCGGCGTCACCGTGGTGCAGCCCGGCATCGAGAACCTCTCCTCCGGACCGCTGGAGCTCATGGACAAGGGCACCACCGGCGCCGCCCAGGTGCGGGCCCTGCGGTTGTTCCTTCAGCACGGCATCTTCCCGGGCTGGAACTATCTGTACGGCTTCCCTGGTGAGCAGTGGCACCAGGACTACGCCGACGTCGTGCGGCAGATGCCCGCCCTGGTCCATCTCCCCCCGCCCAGTCATGCCATCCGCTTTTCCCTGGAACGCTTTTCGCCGCTGTTCGACCGGCCTGAGCTGGGCATCGACGACCCACGGCGTGCCCTTGGCTGGTACCGGCTCGTCTATGACCTACCGGACGATGAACTTGTCGATCTGGCCTATATTTTCGAGTACCAGCCACGGGGTATCAGCGAGGCGCAGGCCAGGGAACTGCATTCGGCCGTGGATCAGTGGAAAGCCGGTTACGAGCACTCCAGCCTGTCGTTGCGGGCCTGCGGCGACAGCCTGACCATCAGGGACCGGAGGGCCGGCTGGGCATCCGCCGACCACGTGCTGAGGAACGATGAGGCAATCGTTTACAGCACTCTCGAAAGGCATCTCAGTCTTCCGGGTCTGAAGGCAGCCCTGCGGGCCGGCGGGTGCGACATACCCGAGAAAGAACTGTCCGTCCTTCTCGGCGACTGGCTCGAAGCCGGTCTGGTGTATCGCGACGTGTTCCGGCGGCAGGAGAACTGGGTGGCCCTCGCGGTTCCCGCCGATCCGCGCCGTCGCAACGGCGCGTCGGACATCGGCCCACCGACCGCCGACGAGGAGAGTCTTAATGCCTTCGCCACCGGATGA
- a CDS encoding GNAT family N-acetyltransferase — MHPVTLSGPAVRLREFRIEDAEAAHAFLGSDEVTRWLAFDSRSRAETVRMIADIVEMAVAEPRVEYALAAEADGVLIGMGRLFLGRAKSAKLFCALRADHWHLGHGTEIGRLLVSFGFSSLGLRRVSAAIGPSNTASMKGAEKLGMTYEGRIRDHVFTNGEWRDSNLYSVLAHEWGASRPGQA, encoded by the coding sequence ATGCATCCGGTGACGCTCTCCGGCCCGGCCGTCCGGCTCCGGGAGTTCCGAATCGAGGACGCCGAGGCGGCGCACGCGTTTCTCGGGAGCGATGAGGTCACCCGGTGGCTGGCCTTCGACAGCCGCAGCAGGGCCGAGACGGTTCGCATGATCGCCGACATCGTCGAGATGGCAGTGGCCGAGCCGCGCGTGGAATACGCCCTGGCGGCCGAGGCCGACGGCGTCCTGATCGGCATGGGCCGGCTTTTCCTCGGGAGGGCGAAGTCGGCCAAGCTGTTCTGCGCTCTGCGCGCGGATCACTGGCATCTCGGTCACGGTACTGAAATTGGTCGGCTTCTAGTAAGTTTCGGATTCTCCAGCTTGGGGTTGCGCCGGGTTTCGGCCGCGATCGGCCCAAGCAACACGGCTTCGATGAAGGGCGCCGAGAAGCTCGGTATGACCTACGAGGGCCGGATCCGCGATCATGTCTTCACCAACGGTGAGTGGCGGGACTCCAATCTCTACTCGGTCCTGGCCCACGAGTGGGGCGCGTCGCGGCCGGGCCAGGCATGA
- a CDS encoding SDR family oxidoreductase — MGERRPGTRGVGERALVVASDTSSPDDRAALAELVRSGFGFLDLLFANAGITGASEPFTQVTESRFDEVFAINAKGPYFTVQSLVPLMPAGSSVVLTTSAANRMGMPMMSVYSASKAALRSMARTLATDLMPLGIRVNAVSPGPIDTGILHRSMPTELADQLMASMREENLMKRFGTEDEVVRAVLYLGFEATFNTGAELAADGGGLLGRLAAGWFVHGPEICDRPVNF; from the coding sequence GTGGGCGAGCGCCGACCCGGCACACGGGGGGTGGGCGAACGCGCCCTCGTGGTGGCCAGCGACACCTCCTCCCCCGACGACCGGGCCGCGCTCGCGGAGCTGGTCCGCTCCGGGTTCGGCTTCCTGGACCTGCTGTTCGCCAACGCCGGGATCACCGGAGCGAGCGAGCCGTTCACCCAGGTCACCGAGTCCCGGTTCGACGAGGTCTTCGCGATCAACGCCAAAGGCCCGTATTTCACCGTGCAGAGCCTGGTCCCGCTGATGCCTGCCGGGAGCAGCGTGGTGCTGACGACCTCCGCGGCGAACCGGATGGGCATGCCGATGATGAGCGTGTACTCGGCCAGCAAGGCGGCGCTGCGCTCGATGGCCCGCACGCTGGCGACCGACCTGATGCCCCTGGGCATCCGGGTCAACGCGGTCAGCCCCGGCCCCATCGACACCGGCATCCTGCACCGTTCCATGCCCACCGAGCTCGCGGACCAGCTGATGGCCTCGATGCGGGAGGAGAACCTGATGAAGCGCTTCGGCACCGAGGACGAGGTGGTCCGGGCCGTGCTGTACCTGGGGTTCGAGGCGACCTTCAACACTGGGGCTGAGCTGGCCGCGGACGGTGGCGGGCTGCTTGGCCGGCTGGCCGCAGGCTGGTTCGTACATGGGCCCGAAATCTGCGATCGGCCTGTGAACTTCTAA
- a CDS encoding SDR family NAD(P)-dependent oxidoreductase → MTETNETTARRVVVITGAGGGLGAPIAHRFAADGCTTVLLGRTEQTLREAIARGPQGADMHPWVGDVSDLEAITGVMNAIAQRFGRLDVLVNNAGLALPGTVEATDLATYRAMMSVNVDGVFFASRAALPHLRNTRGNIVNIGSIGGIRADWQQAAYNAGKGAVANLTNAMALDHGHEVRVNAVHPNTTWSHDYIRQALAEGSPLRARFDDRVPMRRPGHPHEIAAVVAFLAGPEASYVNGAQVPVDGGLTASNGQADPYRV, encoded by the coding sequence GTGACAGAAACGAACGAGACCACCGCCCGCCGCGTCGTCGTGATCACCGGCGCCGGAGGCGGTCTGGGCGCCCCGATCGCCCACCGCTTCGCCGCCGACGGCTGCACCACCGTGCTCCTGGGCCGCACCGAACAGACCCTGCGCGAAGCGATCGCCCGCGGCCCGCAGGGCGCGGACATGCACCCGTGGGTCGGTGACGTGTCAGACCTGGAGGCCATCACCGGGGTGATGAACGCGATCGCGCAGCGCTTCGGCCGCCTCGACGTCCTCGTCAACAATGCCGGCCTGGCCCTGCCCGGCACGGTCGAGGCCACCGACCTGGCCACCTACCGGGCCATGATGAGCGTGAACGTGGACGGCGTCTTCTTCGCCTCCCGCGCCGCGCTGCCGCACCTGCGCAACACCCGGGGCAACATCGTGAACATCGGCTCGATCGGCGGGATCCGCGCCGACTGGCAACAGGCGGCCTACAACGCCGGCAAGGGCGCGGTGGCCAACCTGACCAACGCGATGGCCCTCGACCACGGACACGAGGTCCGGGTCAACGCGGTGCACCCGAACACCACCTGGAGCCACGACTACATCCGCCAGGCACTCGCGGAGGGCAGCCCGCTGCGGGCGCGGTTCGACGACCGTGTACCGATGCGCCGGCCCGGCCATCCGCACGAGATCGCCGCCGTGGTGGCGTTTCTCGCCGGCCCGGAGGCCAGCTACGTCAACGGCGCCCAGGTGCCCGTCGACGGCGGCCTGACCGCCTCGAACGGGCAGGCGGACCCGTACCGGGTGTAG
- a CDS encoding DUF6924 domain-containing protein, translating into MRSSENLSPSPNRPDELRLGEYLHGTSISSRSGRFAFQNVRGAATRLYDNASGAVLWTVPDDRPRDSSSFVVGLDGDLVVRNRSRLPVWRAATAGLGGVVLRLTDSGELELLDEDGRKVWGSGTAGAVEPLAHSPIVFGWGSVLRRGQSLRHQSLVSPDGLSVLAHTERGVSFFVTGEGDHWAHADDRPGSALELGLDGVLRLRAGEEVLHEFGGPAEELQVWGRRAELVQADGDVVWATPAHVRYGQDPGDRLVRNPPHQAVLERRFMSLAPDHGYTVAVVKKTRPDEVLRRWDVQDVSVTTWQRLQASRPDGQVPVAAVPLGDDTLLMAGAPWLPGERLSTGTTVARESYDALREGWPQEWALHADGRTVAHVRQAYPRIRMGVTRPDVEKAAQRVDVPTYLQGSVDWLAVWAGLELTFRAAGVCPEVGDLNGEMLGGFVAASLARPPRGPQVLTPPGRAPLPELDFLLVRTDFSDDAEWDALLRELTGHESFGDAEEHPVNDRSWEGASLDEVMAAVPNPEQIPAVHIADSVSMTGRGHPVLTVSTSIPAASETYEPDENSPRSIRVAADSVWTVHANLEIANMDWEEFVPDPDGPDPVYRDS; encoded by the coding sequence ATGAGGTCGTCCGAAAACCTGTCTCCGTCGCCGAACCGACCCGATGAGTTGCGGCTCGGTGAGTACCTGCACGGTACGTCCATCAGCTCACGGTCGGGGCGCTTCGCCTTCCAGAACGTCAGGGGCGCCGCGACCCGGCTGTACGACAATGCCTCAGGTGCGGTGCTGTGGACCGTCCCGGACGACAGACCTCGTGACAGCAGCAGTTTCGTCGTAGGCCTGGACGGTGACCTGGTGGTCAGGAACCGCTCCCGGCTTCCCGTCTGGCGGGCCGCCACGGCCGGGCTCGGTGGCGTGGTGTTACGGCTGACGGACAGCGGGGAGCTGGAGCTGCTCGACGAGGACGGCCGCAAGGTGTGGGGCAGCGGCACCGCCGGCGCGGTCGAGCCTCTGGCTCACTCCCCGATCGTATTCGGGTGGGGGTCGGTGCTGCGCCGGGGGCAGTCGCTCCGGCATCAGTCCCTGGTGAGCCCCGACGGGCTGAGCGTGCTGGCACACACCGAGAGAGGGGTCAGTTTTTTCGTTACCGGCGAGGGGGATCACTGGGCGCATGCTGACGACCGGCCCGGCAGCGCCCTTGAGTTGGGTCTGGACGGAGTTCTGCGCCTGCGGGCGGGCGAGGAGGTGCTGCACGAGTTCGGCGGCCCGGCTGAGGAATTGCAGGTGTGGGGCCGCCGCGCCGAACTGGTGCAGGCCGATGGCGACGTGGTGTGGGCCACGCCGGCGCACGTCCGGTACGGGCAGGACCCCGGTGACCGGCTGGTCCGGAACCCACCGCATCAGGCGGTGCTGGAACGGCGGTTCATGTCCCTGGCGCCCGATCACGGCTACACGGTCGCCGTCGTCAAGAAGACCCGGCCGGACGAGGTGCTGCGCCGCTGGGACGTCCAGGACGTCTCGGTGACGACCTGGCAGCGCCTGCAGGCGTCGCGCCCGGACGGACAGGTGCCGGTGGCCGCCGTGCCGCTCGGCGACGACACCCTGCTGATGGCGGGAGCCCCCTGGCTCCCGGGCGAGCGGCTCTCGACCGGGACCACGGTCGCGCGCGAGAGTTACGACGCCCTCCGTGAGGGATGGCCGCAGGAGTGGGCCCTGCACGCCGACGGCCGGACCGTCGCGCACGTGCGGCAGGCGTACCCGAGGATCCGCATGGGCGTGACCCGCCCGGACGTCGAGAAGGCCGCCCAGAGGGTCGACGTGCCGACGTACCTCCAGGGCAGCGTCGACTGGCTGGCCGTGTGGGCCGGCCTGGAGCTGACGTTCCGGGCGGCCGGGGTCTGCCCCGAGGTGGGCGACCTGAACGGTGAGATGCTGGGTGGCTTCGTGGCGGCGTCGCTGGCCCGGCCGCCCCGCGGGCCGCAGGTGCTCACTCCGCCCGGGCGAGCGCCCTTGCCGGAACTGGACTTCCTGCTGGTGCGGACCGACTTCTCCGACGACGCGGAATGGGACGCCCTGCTGCGGGAGCTGACCGGCCATGAGTCCTTCGGGGACGCCGAGGAGCATCCGGTGAACGACAGGTCCTGGGAGGGGGCCAGCCTGGACGAGGTGATGGCGGCCGTGCCGAACCCGGAGCAGATTCCCGCCGTGCACATCGCCGACTCCGTCTCCATGACCGGCCGGGGGCATCCGGTGCTGACGGTCAGTACCAGCATCCCGGCCGCGAGCGAGACCTACGAGCCGGACGAGAACTCGCCCCGCAGCATCCGCGTCGCCGCCGACTCGGTCTGGACCGTGCACGCGAACCTGGAGATCGCCAACATGGACTGGGAGGAGTTCGTCCCCGATCCCGACGGGCCGGATCCGGTCTACCGGGACAGCTGA
- a CDS encoding SDR family NAD(P)-dependent oxidoreductase translates to MSVIAIVGAGSLMGRAIARRFAAGGFDVALIARDPDALKAVADDIQGVRVGIFPADITDRQALSRALARAETELGPIEVLEFSPTPRRADLAVSPFTGAAETTVETLAPHVELHLYGSVAAVQQVLPGMIERGRGTVLLTAGAVSSRMVVPAITNVSIAVSALRAYALNLNAGLAGTGVHAAHVSIAANIGQGRPGSEPDVIAEEYWKLHVDRDQADFYYEDLADAPVVISDRYTSD, encoded by the coding sequence ATGAGTGTTATTGCCATCGTCGGCGCGGGCTCCCTGATGGGCCGCGCCATCGCCAGGCGTTTCGCGGCAGGCGGTTTCGACGTCGCGCTGATCGCCCGTGACCCGGACGCGCTGAAGGCCGTCGCGGACGACATCCAGGGCGTGCGGGTAGGAATCTTCCCGGCCGACATCACCGATCGCCAGGCCCTGAGCCGGGCCCTGGCCCGGGCCGAGACCGAGCTCGGGCCGATCGAGGTGCTGGAGTTCTCGCCGACCCCGCGCCGGGCCGACCTCGCCGTCTCGCCGTTCACCGGCGCGGCGGAGACGACCGTCGAGACCCTGGCGCCGCACGTCGAGCTGCACCTGTACGGCAGCGTGGCGGCCGTGCAGCAGGTGCTGCCCGGCATGATCGAACGCGGGCGCGGCACCGTGCTGCTGACCGCCGGGGCCGTGTCCAGCCGGATGGTCGTGCCGGCCATCACCAACGTGAGCATCGCCGTCAGCGCGCTGCGGGCCTACGCGCTCAACCTGAACGCCGGTCTGGCCGGGACCGGTGTGCACGCGGCGCACGTGTCGATCGCCGCCAACATCGGCCAGGGACGGCCCGGTTCGGAACCGGACGTCATCGCCGAGGAGTACTGGAAGCTCCACGTCGACCGCGACCAGGCGGACTTCTACTACGAGGACCTCGCCGACGCCCCCGTGGTGATCTCGGACCGCTACACGAGCGACTGA
- a CDS encoding DUF5825 family protein — protein MLAELARIAAVLPGPLPDEITIDSRASDLARIAGVLGRVGPAGLTITVRTPTVPLNAGIPAVVGVLAHAQVAALEITRELVVGGPLAVAWTELAKAALSHGLPLRWSGAADSLLLEHFTHLVPPQRSHDWRRAWRYGALTWRRGPGFALVNDDRNEQDRRRHTVDLLLLTGIFGPDLDRPAQTSADPGPVIDELIHLGLAARLPNGVVWLPYRMRRFPAAPP, from the coding sequence TTGCTGGCCGAACTCGCTCGCATCGCAGCTGTCCTACCAGGCCCGTTGCCGGACGAGATCACCATCGACTCCCGGGCCTCCGACCTGGCCAGGATCGCCGGTGTGCTCGGCCGAGTGGGCCCGGCCGGCCTCACGATCACCGTTCGCACACCCACCGTGCCTTTGAACGCCGGCATCCCGGCCGTCGTGGGTGTACTGGCTCACGCGCAGGTTGCTGCCCTGGAGATCACCAGGGAGCTCGTGGTCGGCGGCCCCCTCGCGGTCGCCTGGACCGAGCTGGCCAAGGCCGCGCTCTCGCACGGGTTACCCCTGCGTTGGTCGGGGGCAGCCGATTCGCTTCTGCTGGAACACTTCACGCACCTGGTGCCGCCGCAACGTTCACATGACTGGCGCCGGGCCTGGCGTTACGGAGCCCTGACCTGGCGTCGTGGACCTGGATTCGCTCTCGTGAACGACGATCGGAACGAGCAGGACCGGCGTCGTCATACTGTCGATCTGTTGCTGCTGACCGGCATTTTCGGCCCTGACCTGGACCGGCCAGCTCAGACCTCCGCAGATCCGGGCCCCGTCATCGACGAGCTGATCCACCTCGGCCTGGCAGCTCGGCTACCGAACGGAGTCGTGTGGTTGCCCTACCGAATGCGCCGCTTTCCGGCAGCCCCTCCCTGA
- a CDS encoding helix-turn-helix domain-containing protein — MISSFTAFQRRWDAMIGKDFRLPTFAPATVSGWHGADPLARLDDVIISRVSGTPGITTTDMPEDTAGRVRLWIVRSGGWTLHDPRRGSAYTVSAGQFLLHHGPAERFVSQPNTSSLHVAMPADAFDPRPAAGPVTTPEIRLVTAHAEMLHLAHRGLGPAGRRAARDTLVELARAVPRGGFDDAEPQLAPALAEAAKRLARERLADRDLTPAMLAREFSVSLRTLQRAFADSGTSVASYLREERLERARRDLEAGLSVTQTAARWHFADSSHLTRVYKRRYGHTPSTAMSAADQPATAQSLV, encoded by the coding sequence ATGATCTCCTCGTTCACCGCCTTCCAGCGCCGGTGGGACGCGATGATCGGCAAGGACTTCCGGTTGCCGACCTTCGCCCCGGCGACCGTCAGCGGATGGCACGGCGCGGACCCGCTCGCCCGTCTCGACGACGTCATCATCAGCCGGGTCAGCGGCACCCCGGGCATCACGACCACGGACATGCCCGAGGACACCGCCGGGCGGGTGCGGCTGTGGATCGTGCGGTCGGGCGGCTGGACCCTGCACGACCCGCGGCGAGGCAGTGCCTACACCGTGTCCGCCGGGCAGTTCCTGCTGCATCACGGACCGGCCGAGCGCTTCGTGTCGCAACCGAACACCAGTTCCCTGCACGTGGCGATGCCCGCCGACGCCTTCGACCCGCGCCCGGCGGCCGGCCCGGTCACGACGCCTGAAATCCGTCTGGTCACCGCGCACGCCGAGATGCTGCACCTGGCCCATCGCGGTCTCGGCCCCGCCGGGCGCCGGGCCGCGCGGGACACTCTGGTGGAACTCGCCCGGGCCGTGCCCCGGGGTGGTTTCGACGACGCCGAGCCCCAGTTGGCCCCCGCCCTGGCCGAGGCCGCGAAACGGCTGGCCCGCGAGCGGCTCGCCGACCGCGACCTGACCCCGGCGATGCTGGCGCGGGAGTTCAGCGTGTCGCTGCGGACGCTGCAACGCGCCTTCGCCGACAGCGGGACGAGTGTCGCCTCCTACCTGCGCGAGGAGCGGCTGGAGCGGGCCCGCCGTGACCTCGAGGCGGGCCTGAGCGTCACCCAGACTGCCGCGCGCTGGCACTTCGCCGACAGCAGCCACCTCACCCGGGTCTACAAACGCCGGTACGGCCACACACCGAGCACCGCCATGTCAGCCGCCGATCAGCCGGCCACCGCTCAGTCGCTCGTGTAG